In a single window of the Pseudomonas entomophila genome:
- a CDS encoding alpha/beta hydrolase produces MTSRLAALLLLFCAGFAQAAPTVLQRPIDLDTGQGVLHGSLLLPQQDTPPPVVLIIAGSGPTDRDGNNPASGRIDNLKRLALLLAGEHIASVRYDKRGVAASQPATPDERDLSVERYVADVIAWGQALRHDPRFGPLILVGHSEGALIASLAAEQAGASAVITLAGSGRPVAQVLREQLAQRLPPAQLNAAVALIDRLQSGQTSLDVPAPLRQVFRPSVQPYLISLLRQDPAAAFAHLKVPALIVQGRNDVQVEVADAERLKAAKPDAELALIDGMNHVLRISPRDIRQQRDSYLNPELPLARELGERIVAFIHQLPPT; encoded by the coding sequence ATGACGTCGCGCCTGGCCGCCCTCCTCCTGCTGTTCTGCGCTGGTTTCGCCCAAGCCGCCCCCACCGTGCTGCAACGCCCCATCGACCTGGACACCGGCCAGGGCGTGCTGCACGGCAGCCTGCTGCTACCGCAGCAGGACACCCCGCCTCCGGTGGTGCTGATCATCGCCGGTTCCGGCCCCACTGACCGCGATGGCAACAACCCGGCTTCCGGGCGCATCGACAACCTCAAGCGCCTGGCCCTGCTGCTGGCCGGCGAGCACATCGCCAGCGTGCGCTACGACAAGCGCGGCGTGGCCGCCAGCCAACCGGCCACGCCCGACGAACGCGACCTCAGCGTGGAGCGCTACGTGGCTGACGTCATCGCCTGGGGCCAGGCATTGCGCCATGACCCACGCTTCGGCCCGCTGATCCTGGTCGGCCATAGCGAAGGCGCGCTGATCGCCAGCCTGGCCGCCGAACAGGCCGGCGCCAGCGCGGTGATCACCCTGGCCGGCAGCGGCCGCCCGGTGGCACAGGTATTGCGCGAGCAGTTGGCCCAACGCCTGCCACCTGCGCAACTGAACGCCGCCGTGGCGCTGATCGACAGGTTGCAGTCCGGGCAGACCAGCCTGGACGTACCGGCGCCCTTGCGCCAGGTGTTCCGCCCCAGCGTGCAGCCGTACCTGATCTCGCTGCTGCGCCAGGACCCGGCGGCAGCCTTCGCCCACCTCAAGGTGCCCGCGCTGATCGTCCAGGGGCGCAACGACGTGCAGGTCGAGGTGGCCGACGCCGAACGCCTCAAGGCCGCCAAGCCCGACGCCGAGCTGGCGCTGATCGACGGCATGAACCATGTGCTGCGTATCAGCCCCCGGGACATCCGCCAGCAACGCGACAGCTACCTCAACCCGGAACTGCCCCTGGCGCGTGAACTGGGTGAACGG
- the aroC gene encoding chorismate synthase, with protein MSGNTYGKLFTVTTAGESHGPALVAIVDGCPPGLEISLADLQHDLDRRKPGTSRHTTQRQEPDEVEILSGVFEGRTTGCSIGLLIRNTDQKSKDYSAIKDLFRPAHADYTYHHKYGLRDYRGGGRSSARETAMRVAAGAIAKKFLATQGIRVRGYMSQLGPIEIPFKTWDSVEQNAFFSPDPEKVPELEAYMDQLRRDQDSVGAKITVVAEGVMPGLGEPIFDRLDAELAHALMSINAVKGVEIGAGFASVAQRGTEHRDELTPEGFLSNNAGGILGGISSGQPIVAHLALKPTSSITTPGRSIDVDGNPVEVITKGRHDPCVGIRATPIAEAMMAIVLMDHLLRHRAQNAEVKVDTPVLGQL; from the coding sequence ATGTCCGGCAATACCTACGGCAAGCTGTTCACTGTCACCACCGCAGGCGAAAGCCATGGGCCGGCGTTGGTCGCCATTGTCGATGGGTGCCCACCGGGCCTCGAGATCTCGCTCGCCGACCTGCAGCACGACCTCGACCGGCGCAAGCCTGGTACCAGCCGGCATACGACTCAGCGCCAGGAACCGGACGAGGTGGAGATCCTCTCCGGGGTGTTCGAAGGCCGCACCACCGGCTGCTCGATCGGCCTGCTGATCCGCAACACCGACCAGAAATCCAAGGACTACTCGGCGATCAAGGACCTGTTCCGCCCGGCCCATGCCGACTACACCTACCACCACAAGTACGGCCTGCGCGACTACCGTGGCGGTGGCCGCAGCTCGGCGCGCGAGACCGCCATGCGCGTGGCGGCCGGCGCTATCGCCAAGAAGTTTCTCGCCACCCAGGGCATCCGTGTGCGCGGCTACATGAGCCAGCTTGGCCCCATCGAGATCCCGTTCAAGACCTGGGATTCGGTGGAGCAGAACGCCTTCTTCAGCCCGGACCCGGAGAAGGTGCCGGAGCTGGAGGCGTACATGGACCAACTGCGTCGTGACCAGGATTCGGTGGGCGCAAAGATCACCGTAGTCGCCGAAGGCGTGATGCCGGGCCTGGGCGAGCCGATTTTCGACCGCCTCGACGCCGAGCTTGCCCACGCGCTGATGAGCATCAACGCGGTCAAGGGCGTGGAGATCGGCGCCGGTTTCGCCAGTGTCGCCCAGCGTGGTACCGAGCACCGTGACGAGCTGACCCCCGAAGGCTTTCTCAGCAACAATGCCGGCGGCATTCTCGGCGGCATCTCCTCGGGCCAGCCGATCGTCGCCCACCTGGCGCTCAAGCCTACTTCGAGCATCACCACGCCGGGTCGTTCGATCGATGTCGATGGCAATCCGGTCGAGGTGATCACCAAGGGCCGTCACGACCCGTGCGTCGGCATCCGCGCCACGCCGATCGCCGAGGCGATGATGGCCATCGTGCTGATGGACCACCTGCTGCGTCATCGCGCGCAGAATGCCGAGGTGAAGGTGGATACCCCAGTTTTGGGGCAGCTCTGA
- a CDS encoding MFS transporter: protein MPPIPYWRLSSFYLFYFALLGATAPFLALYFDHLGFSPARIGELVAIPMLMRCLAPNLWGWLGDRTGQRLLIVRLGALATLATFSLIFFAKSYAWLALVMALHAFFWHAVLPQFEVITLAHLHGQTSRYSQVRLWGSIGFILTVVGLGRVFEWLSLDIYPVALVTIMAGIVVASLWVPNAQPVEQAERRGAVGFIRQLTVPGVVAFYVCVALMQLSHGPYYTFLTLHLEHLGYSRGAIGLLWALGVVAEVLVFMVMSRIFARFSVRRVLLASFLLAAVRWLVLGNLAEIPAVLVFAQLLHAATFGCFHAASIAFVQASFGARQQGQGQALYAALSGTGGALGALYSGYSWKLLGPHFTFGMASVAALAAAVIIALRLKESRNDP, encoded by the coding sequence ATGCCCCCCATCCCCTACTGGCGCCTGTCCAGCTTCTACCTCTTCTACTTCGCCCTGCTCGGTGCCACCGCGCCGTTCCTGGCCCTGTACTTCGATCACCTGGGCTTCTCCCCAGCACGCATCGGCGAGCTGGTGGCCATCCCCATGCTGATGCGCTGCCTGGCCCCCAACCTCTGGGGCTGGCTGGGTGACCGCACGGGCCAGCGTCTGCTGATCGTGCGCCTGGGCGCATTGGCGACACTGGCGACCTTCTCGCTGATCTTCTTCGCCAAGAGTTACGCCTGGCTGGCGCTGGTCATGGCGCTGCATGCGTTTTTCTGGCACGCCGTGTTGCCACAGTTCGAGGTCATCACCCTGGCCCACCTGCACGGCCAGACGTCACGCTACAGCCAGGTGCGGCTGTGGGGGTCGATCGGCTTCATCCTTACCGTGGTCGGGCTGGGTCGCGTGTTCGAATGGTTGAGCCTGGACATCTACCCGGTGGCGCTGGTGACCATCATGGCGGGCATCGTCGTCGCCAGCCTGTGGGTGCCCAATGCCCAGCCAGTGGAGCAGGCCGAGCGGCGTGGGGCGGTGGGCTTCATCAGGCAGCTGACTGTACCCGGCGTGGTGGCCTTCTATGTTTGCGTCGCGCTGATGCAGCTCAGCCATGGCCCTTACTACACCTTCCTCACCCTGCATCTGGAACACTTGGGCTACAGCCGTGGCGCCATCGGCCTGCTGTGGGCGCTGGGGGTGGTGGCCGAAGTGCTGGTGTTCATGGTGATGAGCCGGATCTTCGCGCGGTTCTCGGTGCGCCGGGTGTTGCTGGCGAGCTTTCTGCTGGCCGCCGTGCGCTGGCTGGTGCTGGGCAATCTGGCCGAGATCCCAGCGGTGCTGGTGTTCGCCCAACTCCTGCACGCCGCCACGTTCGGTTGTTTTCACGCCGCCAGCATTGCCTTCGTCCAGGCCAGTTTCGGTGCGCGTCAACAGGGCCAGGGGCAGGCGCTGTACGCGGCGCTGTCCGGCACCGGTGGTGCGTTGGGCGCCCTGTATTCAGGCTACAGCTGGAAACTGCTGGGCCCGCACTTCACCTTTGGTATGGCCAGCGTCGCGGCACTGGCCGCAGCCGTTATCATTGCCCTCCGTCTGAAAGAAAGCAGGAACGACCCCTGA
- a CDS encoding oxidase, translating into MSILSVFDPSSPELPNKVLTHHDDIVATLAEQGVRLDRWQSGVRLRPGCTQAEVLEACREPLDQLMTAHGCAAFAVLSREGVDPALDDLRGEHVHDSEEVFAVISGRAQVTLRLGGFVHAVLCEKDDVLVIPAAARRWLDLGDAPFCLALRLFGSAQGMQPRFTGDASARQFPGLDEL; encoded by the coding sequence ATGAGCATCCTCAGTGTTTTCGACCCGTCCAGCCCGGAACTGCCGAACAAGGTGCTGACCCACCACGACGATATCGTCGCGACCCTGGCTGAACAGGGCGTGCGCCTCGACCGCTGGCAATCGGGTGTGCGGCTTCGTCCCGGCTGCACCCAGGCCGAAGTGCTGGAGGCATGCCGCGAGCCCCTCGATCAATTGATGACGGCCCATGGCTGTGCCGCGTTCGCGGTGCTCAGCCGCGAGGGTGTCGATCCAGCCTTGGACGACCTGCGCGGTGAGCATGTGCATGACAGCGAGGAAGTGTTCGCGGTGATCAGTGGGCGTGCCCAGGTCACGTTGCGCTTGGGTGGCTTCGTCCATGCCGTGTTGTGCGAGAAGGATGATGTACTGGTCATCCCTGCTGCGGCGCGGCGCTGGCTGGACCTTGGGGATGCCCCGTTCTGCCTGGCTTTGCGGCTGTTCGGCAGCGCGCAGGGCATGCAGCCTCGTTTCACCGGCGATGCCAGTGCCCGGCAGTTTCCGGGGCTCGACGAGCTCTGA
- a CDS encoding DUF3509 domain-containing protein yields MDLIQEKFASVFSAYQVATQSRPDGGILLTLRAADGVVTRRVLSYAQLHSAEQLSWAISAIRRDLAEQACDLPVISRLQSQQRFALPTYR; encoded by the coding sequence ATGGACCTCATTCAGGAAAAATTCGCGTCGGTCTTCTCTGCCTACCAAGTCGCCACCCAGTCACGACCGGACGGCGGTATCCTGCTGACCCTGCGCGCCGCCGATGGCGTGGTAACCCGTCGCGTGCTGTCGTACGCGCAACTGCACAGCGCCGAACAGCTCTCCTGGGCCATCAGTGCCATCCGCCGCGACCTGGCCGAGCAGGCCTGCGACCTGCCGGTGATCTCGCGGCTGCAGAGTCAGCAGCGCTTCGCCCTGCCGACCTATCGCTGA
- a CDS encoding ankyrin repeat domain-containing protein, which yields MSDLQPATEATAAFAEEVFECARRGDAPMLERLLTRGLPADLRNHKGDTLLMLASYHGHEEAVRLLLAHGADPLIANDNGQLPIAGAAFKGDMVMVRLLLAQGVPVDAAAADGRTALMLAAMFNRLEILDHLLAHGADPAHRDAMGTTALIAARAMGARDTAARLEALLG from the coding sequence ATGTCCGATCTACAGCCCGCCACTGAAGCGACCGCCGCCTTCGCTGAAGAAGTCTTCGAGTGCGCCCGCCGCGGTGATGCGCCCATGCTTGAACGCCTGCTCACCCGTGGCCTTCCGGCCGACTTGCGCAATCACAAGGGAGATACCTTGCTGATGCTGGCCAGCTATCACGGTCATGAAGAGGCGGTTCGGCTGCTGCTGGCCCATGGTGCCGACCCGCTGATCGCCAATGACAACGGTCAGTTGCCCATTGCCGGTGCCGCGTTCAAGGGCGACATGGTGATGGTCCGCCTGCTGCTGGCGCAGGGCGTGCCGGTGGATGCCGCCGCCGCTGATGGCCGCACCGCGCTGATGCTGGCGGCCATGTTCAATCGCCTGGAGATCCTCGATCACCTGCTGGCTCATGGTGCCGATCCGGCGCACCGCGATGCCATGGGCACCACGGCGCTGATCGCGGCGCGGGCCATGGGCGCGAGGGATACCGCAGCGCGTCTCGAGGCGCTGCTCGGCTAA
- a CDS encoding ZIP family metal transporter, with translation MPPANTQVSMISAWRQQALDTPWLSAGLLLSLLAILALLMASVWNAINGDHADNLHLALLGGLSGFGATALGAVLAVVLRDVSARSQDVMLGFAAGMMLAASSFSLILPGLEAAREITGNGPAAAFTVVLGMGLGVLLMLGLDRFTPHEHESTGPCGPEAERISRVWLFVMAITLHNLPEGMAIGVSFANGDLNIGLPLTSAIAIQDIPEGLAVALALRATGLSNFKAALVAIGSGLMEPLGAVIGLGISTGFALAYPISMGLAAGAMIFVVSHEVIPETHRNGHQTAATLGLMGGFAVMMFLDTALG, from the coding sequence ATGCCCCCAGCCAACACCCAAGTCTCGATGATCAGCGCCTGGCGGCAACAGGCGCTCGACACCCCCTGGCTCAGCGCCGGCCTGCTGCTGAGCCTGCTCGCCATCCTCGCCTTGCTGATGGCAAGCGTCTGGAACGCCATCAACGGCGATCACGCCGACAACCTGCACCTGGCGTTGCTCGGTGGCCTGTCTGGCTTCGGCGCCACGGCCCTCGGCGCGGTGCTGGCGGTGGTACTGCGTGATGTCAGCGCGCGTAGCCAGGATGTGATGCTGGGTTTCGCCGCCGGGATGATGCTGGCGGCCAGCTCGTTCTCGCTGATCCTGCCGGGCCTGGAAGCCGCCCGGGAAATCACCGGAAACGGCCCGGCCGCCGCCTTTACCGTGGTGCTGGGGATGGGGCTGGGCGTACTGCTGATGCTCGGGCTCGACCGTTTCACCCCGCACGAGCACGAAAGCACCGGGCCCTGCGGGCCGGAAGCCGAGCGAATCAGCCGGGTATGGCTGTTCGTGATGGCCATCACGCTGCACAACCTGCCTGAAGGCATGGCCATTGGTGTGAGTTTCGCCAACGGCGACCTGAACATCGGCCTGCCGTTGACCAGCGCCATCGCCATCCAGGACATCCCCGAAGGGCTGGCCGTGGCCCTGGCCTTGCGCGCCACGGGGCTGTCGAACTTCAAAGCGGCGCTGGTGGCGATCGGCTCAGGGCTGATGGAACCCCTTGGGGCGGTCATCGGCCTGGGGATTTCCACCGGCTTCGCCCTGGCCTACCCGATCAGCATGGGGCTGGCCGCAGGCGCGATGATCTTCGTGGTGTCCCACGAGGTGATCCCGGAAACCCACCGCAACGGCCACCAGACGGCGGCGACCCTGGGCTTGATGGGCGGGTTCGCGGTGATGATGTTCCTTGATACCGCGCTAGGGTAA
- a CDS encoding PLDc N-terminal domain-containing protein → MGSTFNGLVGLIILALDIWAILNVIKSSAEVGIKVLWILLIVLLPVVGLIIWAIAGPRGNIRI, encoded by the coding sequence ATGGGTTCGACCTTCAATGGCCTGGTTGGCCTGATCATCCTGGCCCTGGACATCTGGGCGATTCTCAATGTCATCAAGAGCAGCGCCGAGGTGGGGATCAAGGTGCTGTGGATCCTGTTGATCGTGCTGCTGCCAGTGGTGGGGCTGATCATCTGGGCGATCGCCGGGCCGCGGGGCAACATTCGGATATAG
- a CDS encoding LTA synthase family protein: MANTDALKQQGVRGSFSPTLKSHLAYTLLSGLVIMLMLSLVRLALLVYNSDMIGDTPYSTVAEGFFNGLRFDLRVVVYISIPLLLALLSPWLMARRGLFRFWLTIASSVVMFLGLMEMDFYREFHQRLNGLVFQYIQEDPKTVLSMLWYGFPVVRYLLAWLFGTWLLSLLFKGIDRLTRGAGDSIQASGRRSVAPWYGRLAVFMVILLVAVIAARGTLRQGPPMRWGDAFTTDSNFVNQLGLNGTLTLIDAAKSRYGEDRSNIWKPVLKQDEATQSVREQLLTAHDTLVDADEAAIRRDFVPPQDRALPIKNVVVILMESFAGHSVGALGSPNNITPYFDKLAKEGLLFDRFFSNGTHTHQGMFATMACFPNLPGFEYLMQTPEGGHKLSGLPALLSARDYDDVYVYNGDFAWDNQSGFFGNQGMTTFIGRNDFVNPVFSDPTWGVSDQDMFDRGNEELAKHDGKKPIYALLQTLSNHTPYALPSNLPVEKVTGQGRLDEHLTAMRYSDWALGQFFEKARKEPYFKETLFVIVGDHGFGNHQQVTELDLGRFNVPLLLIAPGIQEKFGAVNHTVGTQVDIVPTIMGRLGGQARHQCWGRDLLNLPEGDEGVGMIKPSGSEQIVGLVQGDRILIESKDMSPRMYRYQLGREFKAELIESPDQPQMLKRLEAYIQTATKSLLDNTAGVVHGTPK, encoded by the coding sequence ATGGCTAACACGGACGCCTTGAAGCAACAGGGCGTGCGAGGCTCGTTCTCGCCAACCCTGAAATCCCACCTGGCCTACACGCTGCTCAGCGGTCTGGTGATCATGCTGATGCTCAGCCTGGTGCGCCTGGCGTTGTTGGTCTACAACAGCGACATGATCGGCGACACCCCTTACTCGACCGTCGCCGAAGGCTTCTTCAACGGCCTGCGTTTCGACCTGCGGGTGGTGGTGTACATCAGCATCCCGCTGCTGCTGGCCTTGCTCAGCCCATGGCTGATGGCCCGGCGCGGGCTGTTCCGCTTCTGGCTGACCATCGCCTCGAGCGTGGTGATGTTCCTCGGCCTGATGGAGATGGACTTCTACCGCGAGTTCCACCAGCGTCTCAACGGCCTGGTGTTCCAGTACATTCAGGAAGACCCCAAGACCGTCCTGAGCATGCTTTGGTACGGCTTCCCGGTGGTTCGCTACCTGCTGGCCTGGCTGTTCGGCACTTGGCTGCTGAGCCTGCTGTTCAAGGGCATCGACCGCCTGACCCGTGGCGCTGGTGATTCCATCCAGGCCTCTGGCCGTCGTTCGGTCGCCCCTTGGTACGGCCGCCTGGCCGTGTTCATGGTGATCCTCCTGGTGGCCGTGATCGCCGCCCGCGGCACCCTGCGGCAGGGCCCACCGATGCGTTGGGGCGATGCCTTCACCACTGACTCGAACTTCGTCAACCAGTTGGGCCTGAACGGCACGTTGACGCTGATCGACGCCGCCAAGAGCCGCTATGGCGAAGACCGCTCCAATATCTGGAAACCGGTGCTCAAGCAGGATGAGGCCACCCAGAGTGTGCGCGAGCAGTTGCTGACTGCCCACGACACCCTGGTTGACGCGGACGAAGCCGCGATCCGCCGTGACTTCGTACCGCCGCAGGACCGCGCGCTACCGATCAAGAACGTCGTGGTGATCCTCATGGAGAGCTTCGCCGGCCACTCGGTGGGCGCCCTGGGCAGCCCGAACAACATCACCCCGTACTTCGATAAGCTGGCCAAAGAGGGTTTGCTGTTCGACCGTTTCTTCTCCAACGGCACCCACACGCACCAGGGTATGTTCGCCACCATGGCCTGCTTCCCCAACCTGCCGGGCTTCGAGTACCTGATGCAGACCCCGGAGGGTGGCCACAAGCTGTCCGGCCTGCCGGCCCTGCTCAGCGCCCGCGACTATGACGATGTCTACGTCTACAATGGCGACTTCGCCTGGGACAACCAGTCCGGGTTCTTCGGCAACCAGGGCATGACCACCTTCATTGGCCGCAATGATTTCGTCAACCCGGTATTCTCCGACCCGACCTGGGGCGTGTCCGACCAGGACATGTTCGACCGCGGCAACGAAGAGCTGGCCAAGCACGATGGCAAGAAGCCGATCTACGCCCTGCTGCAGACGCTGTCCAACCACACGCCGTACGCGCTGCCGAGCAACTTGCCGGTCGAGAAGGTCACCGGCCAGGGGCGCCTGGACGAGCACCTGACCGCCATGCGCTACTCCGACTGGGCCTTGGGCCAGTTCTTCGAGAAGGCGCGCAAGGAGCCTTACTTCAAGGAGACCCTGTTCGTCATCGTCGGCGACCATGGCTTTGGCAACCACCAGCAGGTCACCGAGCTGGACCTGGGCCGCTTCAACGTGCCGCTGCTGCTGATCGCTCCCGGCATCCAGGAGAAGTTCGGCGCGGTGAACCACACCGTGGGCACTCAGGTCGACATCGTGCCGACCATCATGGGCCGCCTGGGTGGCCAGGCCCGTCACCAGTGCTGGGGCCGCGACCTGCTCAACTTGCCTGAGGGCGACGAGGGCGTGGGCATGATCAAACCGTCGGGCAGCGAGCAGATCGTCGGCCTGGTGCAGGGTGACCGCATCCTGATCGAGTCCAAGGACATGTCCCCGCGCATGTACCGTTACCAGTTGGGCCGCGAGTTCAAGGCCGAGCTGATCGAAAGCCCAGACCAGCCGCAGATGCTCAAGCGTCTCGAGGCGTACATCCAGACGGCGACCAAGAGCCTGCTGGACAACACCGCCGGTGTGGTGCACGGCACACCGAAGTAA
- a CDS encoding ribonuclease E inhibitor RraB, with the protein MSSQNEDISSSVLRQMKAGGFDFTRIHPIEFYAVFPDEAGARRAAGAFRGESINAQVRERDDGAWHLELSKVMYATHGGIGAFEQSFERAISPFGGEVEGWGVKQERPIA; encoded by the coding sequence ATGAGCAGCCAGAACGAAGACATCAGCAGCAGTGTCCTGCGCCAGATGAAAGCTGGCGGTTTCGATTTCACCCGCATCCACCCCATCGAGTTCTATGCCGTCTTCCCTGATGAAGCGGGTGCCCGGCGCGCGGCCGGGGCGTTTCGCGGCGAGTCCATCAATGCGCAGGTTCGCGAGCGTGACGATGGCGCCTGGCATCTGGAACTGAGCAAGGTCATGTACGCCACCCATGGCGGTATCGGCGCCTTCGAACAATCCTTCGAGCGTGCCATCTCGCCGTTCGGCGGCGAAGTCGAAGGCTGGGGCGTCAAGCAGGAGCGGCCAATCGCCTAG
- a CDS encoding c-type cytochrome has protein sequence MRACLTLICLLLALPSWAAQLTLELGATSRHWQSEQLLGHPQARDITIEQDVTYKRTLHYRAIPLAALLEGVEPGDHLQAVALDGFAAEMPAATLLQPGPAQAWLAIEDPAHPWPSIGAGKPSAGPFYLVWTQPQASGIRPEQWPFQITTIRRLAAVEARFPALLPDPALPLDDPVRQGFALFQQNCLACHRFNGAGDAQLGPDLNLPHNPTEYFQSAFLRQYIRDPQSLRRWPQAKMPGFSTQVLSERELDAVLAYLKHMAGRKTAD, from the coding sequence ATGCGCGCGTGCCTCACCCTGATCTGCCTGTTGCTTGCCCTGCCTTCGTGGGCCGCGCAGCTGACCCTGGAACTGGGGGCCACCAGCCGCCACTGGCAAAGCGAACAATTGCTCGGCCACCCCCAGGCCCGGGATATCACCATCGAGCAGGACGTCACCTACAAGCGCACCCTGCATTACCGCGCCATACCGCTGGCCGCGCTGCTTGAGGGGGTAGAACCGGGCGATCACCTGCAGGCCGTCGCGCTGGACGGTTTCGCCGCCGAGATGCCGGCCGCCACGTTGCTGCAGCCAGGCCCGGCGCAGGCCTGGCTGGCCATCGAGGATCCGGCTCACCCCTGGCCTTCGATCGGCGCTGGAAAACCGAGCGCAGGGCCTTTCTACCTGGTCTGGACCCAACCTCAGGCCAGTGGTATACGCCCGGAGCAGTGGCCGTTCCAGATCACTACGATTCGCCGCCTGGCAGCGGTCGAGGCACGATTTCCCGCCTTGCTTCCCGATCCGGCCCTGCCCCTGGATGACCCCGTGCGCCAGGGCTTTGCCCTGTTCCAGCAAAACTGCCTCGCCTGCCATCGCTTCAATGGCGCTGGCGACGCGCAACTGGGCCCCGACCTGAACCTGCCGCACAATCCCACTGAGTATTTCCAGTCGGCGTTCCTGCGCCAGTACATTCGTGACCCCCAGAGCCTTCGGCGCTGGCCACAGGCGAAGATGCCGGGCTTCTCGACCCAGGTGCTCAGCGAGCGGGAGCTCGATGCGGTACTGGCTTATCTAAAGCATATGGCTGGGCGCAAGACCGCCGACTAG
- a CDS encoding amidotransferase, whose protein sequence is MSLRICILETDVLRPELVAQYQGYGRMFEQLFSRQPVAAEFDVYNVMNGDYPEDGKAFDAYLVTGSKADSFGSDPWIQTLKAYLLKLYERGEKLLGVCFGHQLLALTLGGKAERADKGWGVGIHRYSLAAHAPWMDPEVTELTLLISHQDQVTEVPEGATVIASSDFCPNAAYHIRDQVLCFQGHPEFVHDYSRALLDARQDFLGEEVYQKAVASLASEHQGDLVGEWMLRFIQQPAKAGDSAV, encoded by the coding sequence ATGTCGTTACGCATCTGCATCCTTGAAACCGATGTCCTGCGACCTGAGCTGGTTGCGCAGTACCAGGGCTACGGAAGGATGTTCGAGCAGCTGTTCTCGCGTCAGCCGGTCGCCGCCGAGTTCGACGTGTACAACGTGATGAACGGCGACTACCCCGAGGACGGCAAAGCTTTCGACGCCTACCTGGTGACCGGCAGCAAGGCCGATTCGTTCGGCAGTGACCCCTGGATCCAGACGCTGAAAGCCTACCTGCTCAAGCTGTATGAGCGTGGCGAGAAACTGTTGGGCGTGTGTTTTGGTCACCAACTGCTGGCGCTGACCCTCGGTGGCAAGGCCGAGCGTGCCGACAAGGGCTGGGGAGTGGGAATCCACCGCTACAGCCTGGCGGCCCATGCGCCGTGGATGGACCCGGAAGTGACCGAGCTGACGCTGTTGATCAGCCACCAGGACCAGGTTACCGAAGTGCCTGAGGGCGCCACGGTAATCGCCTCCAGCGACTTCTGCCCGAACGCCGCCTATCACATCCGTGACCAGGTGCTGTGTTTCCAGGGGCATCCGGAGTTTGTCCACGACTATTCGCGCGCGTTGCTCGATGCGCGTCAGGACTTCCTGGGCGAGGAGGTTTACCAGAAAGCCGTGGCCAGCCTGGCGAGCGAGCACCAGGGTGATCTCGTGGGTGAATGGATGTTGCGCTTCATTCAGCAGCCGGCCAAGGCGGGCGATAGCGCGGTGTGA
- a CDS encoding magnesium and cobalt transport protein CorA, whose product MGRVVASAVYSAGRKVTNISLDEGAEWARKPGHFVWIGLEAPNAEELANLQRQFGLHELAIEDALEKHSRPKLETFGDALFIVTYSPVRHEGKLEFIETHIFAGNGYIITCRNGHSKSYALVRQRCEARPLLLEHGEDFVLYALLDFVTENYQPVSEAIHGEIEELEQSVLSNSLKEEDVQRLHSLRRDILRLRRYVAPMVEVSEELQRLSFPFIDKNMRPYFRDVQIHVTRQMEDLAGIRDIASQTIEIGMLLESSRQSITQRKFAAWAAILAFPTAIAGIYGMNFQNMPELGWHYGYFAVLGVIGLGCSGLYYSFKRSGWL is encoded by the coding sequence ATGGGTCGAGTCGTCGCGTCGGCGGTGTACAGCGCCGGCAGGAAGGTCACCAACATCAGCCTCGACGAAGGCGCCGAGTGGGCCCGCAAGCCCGGGCACTTCGTCTGGATCGGCCTGGAAGCGCCCAACGCCGAGGAGCTGGCCAACCTGCAACGCCAGTTCGGCCTGCACGAACTGGCCATCGAGGATGCCCTGGAAAAACACAGCCGGCCCAAGCTCGAGACCTTCGGTGACGCGCTGTTCATCGTCACCTACTCGCCGGTGCGCCATGAAGGAAAGCTCGAGTTCATCGAAACCCATATCTTCGCCGGCAACGGTTACATCATCACCTGCCGCAACGGCCACTCGAAGTCCTACGCCCTGGTGCGCCAGCGTTGCGAGGCGCGCCCGCTGCTGCTGGAACACGGCGAAGACTTCGTGCTCTACGCCCTGCTCGACTTTGTCACCGAAAACTACCAACCGGTCAGCGAGGCGATCCATGGCGAGATCGAGGAGTTGGAGCAGAGCGTGCTCAGCAACTCGTTGAAGGAAGAGGACGTCCAGCGCTTGCACAGCCTGCGCCGGGATATCCTGCGCCTGCGCCGCTACGTGGCGCCGATGGTGGAGGTCAGCGAGGAGCTGCAGCGCCTGAGCTTCCCGTTCATCGACAAGAACATGCGCCCGTATTTTCGCGACGTGCAGATCCACGTCACGCGACAGATGGAAGACCTGGCCGGCATCCGCGATATCGCCAGCCAGACCATCGAGATCGGCATGCTGCTGGAGTCGTCACGCCAGAGCATCACTCAACGCAAGTTCGCCGCCTGGGCGGCGATCCTGGCGTTCCCCACGGCGATTGCCGGGATCTACGGGATGAACTTCCAGAACATGCCAGAGCTGGGCTGGCATTACGGCTACTTCGCCGTGCTTGGGGTGATCGGGTTGGGGTGTTCGGGGTTGTACTACAGCTTCAAGCGATCTGGTTGGCTCTAG